Proteins found in one Salvia splendens isolate huo1 chromosome 10, SspV2, whole genome shotgun sequence genomic segment:
- the LOC121752036 gene encoding protein HEADING DATE 3B-like, protein MKRGNDGEKIMGPMFPRLHVNDTEKGGPRAPPRNKMALYEQLSIPSQRFRHNVPTRNLSDNTVVSPPSQGGRNERGMFYARQLQPVHPSEMQYSQHSELSTPLVQVEQRKKIDEDDYVVPVFIQSVPAAYDKYSNDICPQKSPSNPPYLHPALKFQKTKGTGMFEPSVGQEEGSKKGENSNESVARQKQTVSSISHEPGTRLRTDDSGQQELCAESQLYSASQNTDAMGANAAEAAKTNSSDFEEASLLGDDNIICDLSDDTGSHEDESCRPPQTGSLERGDSLSESSILDTESALDITPDDVVGKLGQKHFWKARRAIMNQQRVFAVQLFELHRLIKVQKMIAALPNLLVEDSGIFDKAIKPILGKKRPLDSTMNAVSNASEEKGNSDNPSHKNERSAENTLEKPHSSCRPPSPPAITTNNHSNARTPVFNHPEGHQWLIPVMSPSEGLVYKPYPAPGFPGQGCGGLGPPMPNPATANFLAPIFGVPTPMSQYPFPPFPAYAPPGYFPYGMPMMSASTFPVSSMEQVNPHSVPGHFSSRESASTMPTQTQGPIPDRLDRRAAEGLEVQGSSSSSPSERRPSTSKVNSSVGGTNILPILPKSSLAKPTPRVRAPRVIKVVPRNGISASESAARIFRSIQEERMQYDSV, encoded by the exons atgaagagagggaatGATGGGGAGAAGATTATGGGGCCTATGTTTCCTAGGCTTCATGTAAATGATACTGAGAAGGGAGGGCCAAGAGCACCACCAAGGAACAAGATGGCCTTGTATGAGCAACTTAGCATCCCTTCACAGAGATTCCGCCATAACGTACCGACTCGTAACCTGAGTGATAACACTGTGGTGTCTCCACCGAGCCAG GGTGGTCGAAATGAGAGGGGTATGTTTTATGCTCGGCAGCTACAACCTGTACACCCATCTGAGATGCAATACAGTCAGCATTCTGAATTAAGCACTCCATTGGTACAAGTGGAGCAAAGAAAGAAAATTGACGAAGATGACTATGTGGTCCCTGTTTTCATCCAGTCCGTACCTGCAGCATATGATAAATATAGCAATGACATATGCCCGCAGAAGTCACCCTCCAATCCTCCTTATTTGCATCCTGCTTTGAAGTTCCAAAAGACCAAAGGAACAGGCATGTTTGAGCCTAGTGTTGGACAAGAAGAGGGAAGCAAGAAGGGAGAGAATTCAAATGAGTCTGTGGCTCGCCAGAAGCAAACTGTCTCGTCGATTAGTCATGAACCAGGAACTAGATTAAGGACTGATGATAGTGGACAGCAAGAGCTTTGTGCTGAGTCACAACTTTACAGTGCTAGTCAGAATACTGATGCTATGGGTGCTAACGCGGCAGAGGCAGCGAAAACAAATTCATCTGATTTCGAGGAAGCTTCACTGTTAGGAGATGATAATATCATCTGTGATCTTAGTGATGACACGGGGTCTCATGAAGATGAGTCTTGTAGGCCTCCTCAAACTGGGAGCTTGGAGAGGGGTGACAGTCTTTCGGAATCATCCATTTTGGATACAGAATCTGCTCTGGATATAACACCTGACGATGTTGTAGGTAAATTAGGCCAGAAACATTTCTGGAAAGCAAGAAGAGCTATCATGAA TCAGCAAAGAGTTTTTGCAGTTCAATTATTTGAGTTGCATAGATTGATAAAG GTTCAGAAAATGATTGCTGCATTGCCAAATCTTTTGGTCGAGGACTCGGGTATCTTCGACAAAGCTATAAAACCGATACTGGGGAAGAAACGGCCTCTGGATTCTACCATGAATGCAGTTTCAAATGCTTCAGAGGAAAAAGGCAACTCAGATAATCCAAGTCACAAGAATGAACGCTCTGCTGAAAACACTCTTGAGAAACCACATTCAAGCTGCAGGCCACCATCACCTCCAGCCATCACAACCAACAACCACAGCAATGCTCGAACGCCTGTTTTCAATCATCCGGAGGGGCACCAGTGGCTGATTCCTGTGATGTCTCCTTCAGAAGGACTGGTATACAAGCCGTATCCAGCACCTGGATTTCCTGGCCAAGGCTGTGGGGGGCTTGGCCCTCCTATGCCAAATCCGGCAACAGCTAACTTCTTAGCTCCGATATTTGGAGTCCCCACACCAATGTCGCAATACCCGTTTCCTCCATTTCCTGCGTATGCACCTCCTGGCTACTTCCCTTATGGCATGCCGATGATGAGCGCGTCAACCTTCCCTGTTTCATCCATGGAGCAAGTGAATCCCCATTCTGTGCCCGGTCATTTCTCGTCCCGGGAATCTGCCTCCACCATGCCAACTCAGACTCAGGGACCCATTCCAGACAGGCTGGACCGACGTGCAGCTGAGGGGCTTGAAGTGCAAGGGAGCAGTTCAAGCAGCCCGAGTGAGAGACGGCCGAGTACTAGTAAGGTGAATAGCAGTGTGGGTGGTACAAACATTCTTCCAATACTCCCTAAGTCGTCTCTGGCTAAGCCGACCCCTCGGGTTCGTGCGCCCCGGGTGATCAAGGTTGTGCCACGCAACGGTATATCAGCGTCTGAATCTGCTGCAAGAATTTTCCGGTCCATTCAAGAAGAAAGAATGCAGTATGATTCAGTGTGA
- the LOC121751519 gene encoding CXXC motif containing zinc binding protein-like — MVNHLLMISADLENLADIQPQGGCDDPNFTYLFKLRCGNCGEVTQKETCLSLNETTPSAKGKTEVHLSQKCKFCSRDGTINMITGRGRPFTQTDAETGTYAPLMLFDCRGYEPVDFVFADGWKAESLEGTKFTDIDLSGGDYADYDEKGECPVMISNVRAKFDVVK, encoded by the exons ATGGTGAATCACTTGCTGATGATCAGTGCCGATCTCGAGAATCTCGCCGATATTCAGCCTCAAGGCGGCTGTGACGACCCTAACTTCACATACCTCTTCAAG CTGAGGTGCGGCAATTGTGGAGAGGTGACTCAGAAAGAGACATGCCTCAGCTTGAATGAGACAACTCCTTCCGCGAAAGGCAAGACTGAGGTTCATCTTTCTCAGAAG TGCAAGTTTTGCTCGAGGGATGGAACTATAAATATGATAACTGGCCGAGGCCGACCTTTTACTCAGACAGACGCTGAGACTGGGACTTATGCTCCTCTAATGTTGTTTGACTGCCGGGGTTATGAGCCTGTGGATTTTGTATTTGCAGATGGGTGGAAAGCTGAATCT CTTGAAGGAACTAAATTTACTGACATTGATCTGTCCGGAGGAGACTATGCTGATTATGACGAAAAGGGAGAATGTCCGGTCATGATCTCAAACGTTCGTGCTAAGTTTGACGTGGTCAAGTAG